In Papaver somniferum cultivar HN1 chromosome 1, ASM357369v1, whole genome shotgun sequence, a genomic segment contains:
- the LOC113310431 gene encoding dolichyl-diphosphooligosaccharide--protein glycosyltransferase subunit DAD1-like, with protein MAKSTTAASSTAKDAQALFHSLRSFYVATPTNLKIIDLYVLFAIFTALIQVCYMAIVGSFPFNSFLSGVLSCVGTAVLAVCLRIQVNKENKEFKDLAPERAFADFVLCNLVLHLVIMNFLG; from the exons atggcgaAATCAACGACCGCAGCTAGCAGCACCGCGAAGGATGCTCAAGCACTTTTTCATTCTCTTCGATCATTTTACGTCGCCACACCCACAAATCTTAAG ATCATAGATCTGTATGTTCTTTTTGCTATTTTCACAGCTCTGATTCAG GTTTGTTATATGGCAATTGTCGGATCGTTCCCATTCAACTCTTTCCTCTCGGGAGTACTTTCTTGTGTTGGCACAGCAGTTCTAGCAG TTTGTCTCCGTATCCAAGTTAACAAAGAAAACAAGGAATTTAAG GATTTAGCCCCGGAGCGTGCCTTCGCTGATTTTGTGCTGTGCAATCTGGTTCTCCATTTGGTGATCATGAATTTCCTTGGATAG